From the Comamonas odontotermitis genome, one window contains:
- a CDS encoding sugar ABC transporter ATP-binding protein gives MNAMENPGTPRVRLQDIGKAYSGTTVLQGVSLDLHAGEVLALTGENGAGKSTLSKILCGLTDPSQGSMQLDGQPFAPASRRDAEHHGVRMVMQELGLIPTLSVAENLLLGRLPHHMGWLDHTAMRALAVEQLAKIGMTGIDPDTPVSQLGIGQQQMVEIARNLRDGTRVLVLDEPTAMLTPKETEHLFEQIALLKARGVALVYVSHRLEELQRIADRVAVLRDGRLVDVRPMAGVQEHELVERMVGHAVQDNEGRPRRARGALRLSARNMQRGRLVRGVSLDLYAGEIMGLAGLVGSGRTELARLLFGADRADAGEITVHAGPAGAAGARTSASVTPNWRNPVDAIRAGIGLVTEDRKSQGLLLSQSIRANTTLAGMRKVARAGWLQRAQESAVAQHFIERLRIRSRGPEQAVSTLSGGNQQKVVFARWLHQPCDVLLLDEPTRGVDVGARADIYHEVDRMCDDGKAVLMVSSDLRELMAMCDRIGVMHNGQLVAVFERGEWTDQQLLAAAFGNTGTAGATLAA, from the coding sequence ATGAATGCGATGGAAAACCCAGGCACGCCGCGCGTTCGCCTGCAAGACATTGGCAAAGCCTATTCCGGCACCACAGTGCTGCAGGGCGTGAGCCTGGATCTGCATGCGGGCGAAGTGCTGGCGCTGACCGGCGAGAACGGGGCGGGCAAGAGCACCTTGTCCAAGATCCTGTGCGGTCTGACCGATCCGTCGCAGGGCAGCATGCAGCTCGATGGCCAGCCCTTTGCACCCGCGTCGCGGCGCGATGCAGAGCACCACGGCGTGCGCATGGTGATGCAGGAGCTGGGCCTGATCCCGACGCTGTCGGTGGCGGAAAACCTGCTGCTGGGCCGCCTGCCCCACCATATGGGCTGGCTGGATCACACCGCCATGCGCGCCCTGGCTGTGGAGCAACTGGCCAAGATTGGCATGACTGGCATCGACCCCGACACACCGGTGTCGCAGCTGGGTATTGGCCAGCAGCAGATGGTGGAAATTGCCCGCAATCTGCGGGACGGCACGCGCGTTCTGGTGCTCGACGAGCCCACCGCCATGCTCACGCCCAAGGAAACCGAGCACCTGTTCGAGCAGATTGCGCTGCTCAAGGCGCGCGGTGTGGCGCTGGTCTATGTGTCGCACCGGCTCGAAGAGCTGCAGCGCATTGCTGACCGTGTGGCGGTGCTGCGCGATGGCCGACTGGTGGATGTGCGCCCCATGGCAGGTGTGCAGGAGCACGAGCTGGTGGAGCGCATGGTGGGCCACGCCGTGCAGGACAACGAAGGCCGCCCGCGCCGTGCGCGCGGCGCGCTGCGCCTGTCGGCCAGAAACATGCAGCGCGGCAGGCTGGTGCGCGGTGTGAGCCTGGATCTGTATGCGGGCGAGATCATGGGCCTGGCTGGTCTCGTGGGCTCGGGCCGTACCGAACTGGCGCGCCTGCTGTTTGGTGCCGACCGTGCCGATGCGGGCGAGATCACCGTGCATGCCGGGCCAGCGGGTGCGGCAGGTGCTCGCACGTCTGCAAGCGTTACGCCCAACTGGCGCAATCCGGTCGATGCCATCCGAGCGGGCATTGGCCTGGTGACGGAAGACCGCAAGTCGCAAGGCCTGCTGCTGTCGCAATCCATACGCGCCAACACCACGCTCGCAGGCATGCGCAAGGTGGCTCGCGCAGGCTGGCTGCAGCGCGCGCAGGAGAGCGCAGTGGCGCAGCACTTCATCGAGCGGCTGCGCATCCGTTCGCGCGGGCCGGAGCAGGCCGTTTCCACCTTGAGTGGCGGCAACCAGCAGAAGGTGGTGTTTGCCCGCTGGCTGCACCAGCCCTGCGATGTGCTGCTGCTGGACGAACCCACACGCGGCGTGGATGTGGGCGCGCGCGCTGATATCTACCACGAGGTGGATCGCATGTGCGACGACGGCAAGGCCGTGCTGATGGTGTCGAGCGATCTGCGGGAGCTGATGGCCATGTGCGACCGCATCGGTGTGATGCACAACGGCCAGTTGGTGGCCGTATTTGAACGTGGCGAGTGGACGGACCAGCAACTGCTGGCCGCGGCATTTGGCAATACCGGCACCGCCGGCGCAACCCTGGCGGCGTGA
- a CDS encoding ABC transporter permease, whose protein sequence is MQAWGTYVGLLVVLVGMIALFSFLSEYFWSKETFVTIANEIPALAVMAVGMTFVLILAGIDLSVGSVLALSAAVAAQAILVWGLGPWAAGLLGLITGLLCGAVTGAVSVAWRLPSFIVSLGMLEALRGGAYLVTDSRTQYVGDAISGLAAPIVDGVSAAFLIALAIVVLGQIVLTRTVFGRYVIGIGTNEEAMHLAGIDPRPIRIIVFALTGLLAGLAGLMQSARLEAADPNAGTGMELQVIAAVVIGGTSLMGGRGSVIATFFGVLIIAVLEAGLAQVGASEPAKRIITGVVIVVAVIIDTVRQRRAARRA, encoded by the coding sequence ATGCAGGCCTGGGGAACCTATGTGGGCCTGCTGGTGGTGCTGGTCGGCATGATCGCGCTGTTCAGCTTTCTCTCCGAGTATTTCTGGAGCAAGGAAACCTTTGTCACCATCGCCAACGAAATCCCCGCGCTTGCGGTAATGGCGGTGGGTATGACCTTTGTGCTGATCCTGGCGGGCATCGACCTGTCGGTGGGATCGGTGCTGGCGCTGTCAGCGGCAGTGGCTGCGCAGGCCATCCTGGTGTGGGGGCTGGGTCCCTGGGCAGCAGGCCTGCTGGGGCTGATCACCGGCCTGCTGTGCGGCGCGGTGACGGGCGCTGTGTCGGTCGCCTGGCGGTTGCCCAGCTTCATCGTGTCGCTGGGCATGCTGGAGGCGTTGCGTGGTGGTGCCTATCTGGTGACCGATTCGCGCACCCAGTATGTTGGGGACGCGATCTCCGGCCTGGCCGCGCCCATTGTCGATGGGGTCTCCGCAGCCTTTCTGATCGCGCTGGCGATTGTCGTCCTTGGCCAGATCGTGCTGACGCGCACGGTGTTTGGCCGCTACGTGATCGGTATCGGCACCAATGAAGAAGCCATGCATCTGGCGGGTATCGATCCGCGCCCGATCCGCATCATCGTGTTCGCGCTCACCGGCCTGCTCGCGGGTCTGGCGGGCCTGATGCAGTCTGCACGCCTGGAGGCTGCCGACCCGAATGCAGGCACCGGCATGGAGCTGCAGGTGATCGCTGCCGTGGTGATTGGCGGCACCAGCCTGATGGGCGGCCGCGGCTCGGTGATTGCCACCTTCTTTGGCGTGCTCATCATTGCCGTGCTTGAAGCCGGCCTGGCCCAGGTGGGCGCGAGCGAACCGGCCAAGCGCATCATCACCGGCGTGGTGATCGTGGTGGCGGTAATCATTGATACCGTGCGTCAGCGCCGTGCGGCGCGCCGCGCATGA
- a CDS encoding LacI family DNA-binding transcriptional regulator, translating into MTSIKDVARVAGVSVTTVSHVLNKTRAVLPSTQERVLDAVQSLGYVPSAVARSLKMNATHTIGMLVPNNSNPYFAELVRAVEDACFATGYALLLCNTDDNADRQKVYLDVLSQKRVDGLIVASTSDDETMSRHLAHTAIPMVLIDRAIAGLERPCVQTDHVQGGLLATEYLLGLGHQRIACIGGPEHLLSSAQRVQGWRQTLQRMGHGTDLLVHADFSVNGGYLAMQTLLQGPASARPTAVLACNDLMAMGALRAVHEYGLQVPQDVAVVGYDDIELASYTQPPLSTVAQPVKAMAHQALALLREDMQAGKLAQRQSSATVQMLAPALVKRASSKPAGHRAMQTLGGGMV; encoded by the coding sequence ATGACAAGCATTAAGGATGTAGCGCGTGTTGCTGGGGTGTCGGTCACCACGGTGTCGCATGTGCTCAACAAGACGCGGGCGGTATTGCCCAGCACGCAGGAGCGCGTGCTGGACGCGGTGCAAAGCCTGGGATACGTGCCCAGCGCCGTGGCACGCAGCCTCAAGATGAACGCCACGCACACCATCGGCATGCTGGTGCCAAATAACTCCAACCCCTATTTCGCCGAATTGGTGCGCGCGGTGGAAGACGCCTGCTTTGCAACGGGTTATGCGCTGTTGCTGTGCAACACCGATGACAACGCCGACCGCCAGAAGGTCTACCTGGATGTGCTGTCGCAAAAGCGGGTGGATGGCCTCATCGTGGCCTCGACCAGCGATGACGAGACCATGTCGCGCCACCTGGCACACACTGCCATCCCGATGGTGCTGATCGACCGCGCAATTGCCGGGCTGGAGCGCCCCTGCGTGCAGACCGACCATGTGCAGGGCGGCTTGCTGGCGACCGAGTACCTGCTGGGCCTGGGCCACCAGCGCATTGCCTGCATTGGCGGGCCCGAGCATCTGCTTTCCAGCGCGCAGCGCGTGCAGGGCTGGCGCCAGACCTTGCAGCGGATGGGCCATGGCACAGACCTGCTGGTGCATGCCGATTTCAGCGTCAACGGCGGCTATCTGGCCATGCAGACTTTGCTGCAGGGCCCGGCCAGCGCTCGGCCCACGGCAGTGCTGGCCTGCAACGACCTGATGGCCATGGGCGCCCTGCGGGCGGTGCATGAATACGGTCTGCAGGTGCCGCAGGACGTGGCCGTGGTGGGTTACGACGATATCGAACTGGCCAGCTACACGCAGCCGCCGCTCAGCACAGTGGCGCAACCGGTCAAGGCCATGGCGCACCAGGCGCTGGCATTGCTGCGGGAGGATATGCAGGCAGGCAAGTTGGCACAGCGGCAGTCTTCGGCCACCGTGCAGATGCTTGCGCCCGCGCTGGTCAAACGGGCGAGCAGCAAGCCTGCGGGCCATCGTGCAATGCAAACTTTGGGTGGAGGAATGGTGTGA
- the rbsK gene encoding ribokinase gives MSAPILSQAPRIVVLGSLNMDLVLRVPHMPRAGETMLGHSLTQVPGGKGGNQAVSCARQGAAVTLLSCVGEDAYAEQLLAGLVADHINAQHVQRTALAGTGVAVISVDDAAQNQIVVVPGANELLRVPQALLQAQLQGADYVVLQLETPLAEVEQALRLARQTGCKTALNPSPMQALPEHWWPMVDLLVVNESEAAQLCGRPVDTPQAAAAAARQLQGRGVAQVVVTLGALGAVACDATIANDDGTEAIPGVAHWHEAAQVQAVDTTAAGDTFLGALTVQLARGLGLNDATQWAMRAASICVTRAGAQPSIPYFAEVETLTGATRWILV, from the coding sequence GTGAGTGCACCGATTTTGAGCCAGGCACCGCGCATCGTGGTGCTGGGCAGTCTGAACATGGATCTGGTGCTGCGCGTGCCGCACATGCCGCGGGCGGGTGAAACCATGCTGGGCCACTCGCTTACGCAGGTGCCAGGCGGCAAGGGCGGCAACCAGGCGGTCAGCTGTGCGCGCCAAGGCGCGGCGGTGACGCTGCTGTCCTGTGTGGGCGAAGATGCCTACGCCGAGCAACTGCTGGCGGGCCTGGTGGCAGACCATATCAACGCGCAGCATGTGCAGCGCACTGCGCTGGCAGGAACAGGTGTGGCCGTCATCAGTGTGGACGACGCGGCGCAGAACCAGATCGTGGTGGTGCCCGGCGCCAATGAGCTGCTGCGGGTGCCGCAGGCACTGCTGCAGGCGCAATTGCAGGGTGCAGATTACGTGGTGCTGCAGCTGGAGACACCGCTGGCCGAGGTGGAGCAGGCGCTACGCCTGGCGCGCCAGACGGGCTGCAAAACGGCTCTCAACCCATCGCCCATGCAAGCTTTGCCAGAACACTGGTGGCCGATGGTAGACCTGCTGGTTGTCAATGAAAGCGAAGCGGCGCAGCTGTGCGGCCGGCCGGTGGATACGCCACAGGCTGCCGCCGCTGCTGCACGCCAGCTGCAGGGCCGTGGCGTGGCGCAGGTGGTGGTGACGCTTGGCGCCCTTGGCGCCGTGGCGTGTGATGCGACCATTGCCAATGATGACGGCACGGAGGCAATCCCAGGTGTTGCCCACTGGCACGAGGCGGCGCAGGTGCAGGCGGTGGATACCACGGCTGCGGGGGATACCTTTCTGGGCGCACTCACCGTGCAACTGGCGCGGGGCCTGGGCCTGAACGATGCCACCCAATGGGCCATGCGCGCGGCCAG